The following coding sequences are from one Veillonella rodentium window:
- the ileS gene encoding isoleucine--tRNA ligase — protein MDYGKTLHLPETEFPMRGNLPKREPEILKFWEDNKIYQKRLELRKDAKPFILHDGPPYANGKLHIGHALNKTLKDIVMKYKTMTGHYTRYIPGWDTHGLPIEHAVIKNTGLNRHEMAPLDLRNKCKEYALECVETQKQDFIRFGVLGEWNRPYLTLRPEFEVKQLGIFGEMAKRGHIYKGLKTVYWCTHCETALAEAEIEYAEKKSFSIYVKFPYVSEKKVTLPAGVDPKQAYAVIWTTTPWTMPANVAISVNPELEYGWVKAGDEYYLMATDLVDSAMKDIGIEDYEIVNRFSGADLELAEFKHPFVERKSTVLCGDHVTLEAGTGCVHTAPAHGEDDFNIVMRYNKEGKTELPIVSLVNETGNYTKQVDDNRYGDTEFPLAGVEIHDAEVPVIKILAHNNALLHKSSLRHQYAHCWRCKNPVIYRATEQWFSSVDGYRQQALDAIDNQVQWIPKWGHDRIFNMVRDRGDWVISRQRIWGVPIPIYYCESCGEHIINDDTIKALQEKVAVEGSDAWWAHSAKELLPEGFKCPHCGHDEFKKETDIMDVWFDSGSSWAGVLEVNDLDVPCAMYLEGSDQHRGWFNSSLLTAVATTGKAPYNSVLTHGFVVDGEGRKMSKSVGNTVAPSDIIDVYGADVMRLWVSSADYQADVRLSKDIVKQLSEVYRKIRNTFRFLLGNLDDFNPNTDKVAYKDMSEFDKWALLRLEEVRQKVTDAYENYEFHMLYHAIHNFCTVDLSSIYLDVMKDTMYAESKNDAARRSAQTAMYEILKTLVAMVAPVLSFTAEEVWKYMPKEDGMPESVMLIDWPEGHADHFDQALADKWSQLLDLRTSVQKALETARQDKTIGHPLDAAITVYAEGAAFDALHALGEEGLAKLVIVSEAYIVNGAAPAEAVKDDETGVATVVVASGLEKCERCWIHRDTVGQDSEHPTLCHRCAGVVKNL, from the coding sequence ATGGATTACGGTAAGACGTTACATTTGCCTGAAACAGAATTCCCGATGCGCGGCAATTTGCCGAAACGGGAACCGGAAATTTTAAAGTTCTGGGAAGATAACAAGATTTATCAAAAACGTTTGGAGTTGCGTAAAGACGCAAAGCCATTCATTTTGCATGACGGCCCTCCATATGCAAACGGTAAATTGCACATCGGTCATGCCCTCAACAAAACTTTGAAGGATATCGTTATGAAATACAAAACGATGACCGGTCATTATACACGCTATATTCCGGGGTGGGATACGCACGGATTGCCTATCGAGCATGCGGTTATTAAGAACACTGGTCTTAACCGTCATGAAATGGCACCATTAGATTTGCGTAACAAATGTAAGGAATATGCATTAGAATGCGTAGAAACACAAAAACAGGATTTTATTCGCTTTGGTGTATTAGGTGAGTGGAATCGCCCGTATTTGACATTGCGCCCTGAGTTCGAAGTGAAGCAGCTCGGAATCTTCGGCGAAATGGCGAAACGCGGACACATTTACAAAGGGCTTAAAACTGTATACTGGTGTACACACTGTGAAACCGCATTAGCGGAGGCGGAAATCGAATACGCTGAGAAAAAATCTTTCTCCATCTACGTAAAATTCCCTTACGTATCCGAGAAAAAGGTGACATTGCCGGCAGGTGTAGATCCAAAACAGGCATATGCTGTTATCTGGACGACGACACCTTGGACAATGCCTGCAAACGTAGCTATCTCCGTTAATCCTGAACTTGAATACGGCTGGGTAAAAGCCGGCGACGAATACTATTTGATGGCGACTGATCTCGTTGATTCGGCTATGAAGGATATCGGTATTGAAGATTACGAAATCGTGAACCGCTTCTCCGGTGCCGATTTGGAATTGGCTGAGTTCAAACATCCATTCGTAGAACGTAAATCCACTGTATTATGCGGTGACCATGTAACGCTTGAAGCCGGTACCGGTTGCGTTCATACGGCGCCTGCACACGGCGAAGACGACTTTAACATCGTTATGCGTTATAACAAGGAAGGCAAAACTGAACTTCCTATCGTATCCCTTGTCAATGAAACCGGTAATTACACGAAACAAGTGGACGACAACCGTTATGGCGATACCGAATTCCCGTTGGCGGGCGTGGAAATTCACGATGCAGAGGTGCCTGTTATTAAAATCTTGGCGCATAATAATGCATTGCTTCATAAATCCAGCTTGCGTCACCAATACGCTCACTGCTGGCGCTGTAAAAATCCTGTTATCTATCGTGCGACGGAACAGTGGTTCTCCTCCGTTGACGGTTACCGTCAACAGGCGCTCGATGCTATCGATAATCAGGTGCAATGGATCCCTAAATGGGGTCACGACCGCATTTTCAACATGGTTCGCGACCGCGGTGACTGGGTAATTTCCCGTCAACGTATCTGGGGCGTGCCGATTCCTATTTATTATTGTGAAAGTTGCGGTGAACATATCATCAACGATGATACGATCAAGGCTTTACAGGAAAAGGTCGCTGTTGAAGGCTCCGATGCATGGTGGGCTCACAGCGCTAAGGAATTGTTGCCGGAAGGTTTCAAATGTCCTCATTGCGGTCATGATGAGTTCAAAAAAGAAACGGACATCATGGATGTATGGTTCGACTCCGGTTCTTCTTGGGCGGGCGTACTCGAAGTAAACGATCTTGACGTACCATGCGCTATGTACCTTGAAGGCTCCGACCAACATCGCGGTTGGTTCAACTCTTCCCTGTTGACGGCTGTGGCGACAACGGGTAAGGCGCCATATAATTCCGTATTGACTCACGGCTTCGTTGTGGACGGAGAAGGCCGAAAGATGTCTAAATCCGTAGGTAATACGGTGGCTCCAAGCGATATCATCGACGTATACGGCGCTGATGTTATGCGCTTGTGGGTATCCTCCGCGGATTACCAGGCGGACGTGCGTCTGTCCAAAGACATCGTAAAACAACTGTCTGAAGTATACCGTAAAATTCGTAATACCTTCCGATTCTTGCTTGGTAACTTGGATGACTTCAATCCGAATACCGATAAAGTGGCGTATAAGGATATGTCCGAATTCGATAAATGGGCTTTATTGCGCTTGGAAGAAGTGCGTCAAAAGGTTACTGATGCATATGAAAACTATGAATTCCACATGTTGTACCATGCAATCCATAACTTCTGTACAGTAGACTTGAGCTCCATCTATCTGGACGTGATGAAAGATACGATGTATGCTGAAAGCAAGAATGACGCGGCTCGTCGTTCCGCTCAAACGGCTATGTATGAAATCCTGAAAACTCTCGTGGCGATGGTGGCACCGGTGCTTTCTTTCACAGCGGAAGAAGTATGGAAATACATGCCGAAGGAAGACGGTATGCCTGAATCCGTTATGCTCATCGATTGGCCGGAAGGTCATGCGGATCATTTCGATCAGGCATTGGCGGATAAATGGAGTCAATTATTAGACTTGCGTACATCCGTACAAAAAGCATTGGAAACCGCGCGTCAAGACAAAACAATCGGTCATCCGTTGGATGCAGCCATCACAGTATACGCTGAAGGTGCCGCTTTCGATGCATTGCATGCGCTTGGCGAAGAAGGTTTGGCTAAACTTGTTATCGTATCCGAAGCGTACATCGTAAACGGCGCTGCTCCGGCTGAGGCTGTTAAGGACGATGAAACCGGCGTTGCTACCGTTGTTGTCGCATCGGGTCTTGAAAAATGCGAACGCTGCTGGATTCACCGCGATACGGTAGGTCAGGACAGCGAACATCCTACACTATGCCATCGTTGCGCAGGTGTCGTGAAAAATTTATAA